The following are from one region of the Mercenaria mercenaria strain notata unplaced genomic scaffold, MADL_Memer_1 contig_943, whole genome shotgun sequence genome:
- the LOC123558121 gene encoding uncharacterized protein LOC123558121, translating into MPSSVDGTGIDVDPKGQQVDDTQINSGIPELDSQISVAETYKVLLDAKSGKAPGFDNIPIFIKHTTVNRTTLLDKIKEFGIGGRFYNAILSLYRNVECCVRVNGFESRWFKVGTALKQGCPLSPILFNLYINDLITAIKDLDIGIEIGNEKISILLYADDVALLAESPEDLQNMLDTVNIWCNNNMLVNCDKSNIVHFRPNKKAVTNFVFKMGTDSLKVVSKCIYLGVLLSEFLDYAVMAKAAALSAGRALGLVISKSKIFGGFQFSTFTKLYDSMVWPVLNYSAAIWGDKEFSCVKAVQNRAMRYFLGVGKYTPNTAINGEMSWIPAKVKQWGTVTRQFCRFKNMTHNRVNKKIFLWAENESSRNCKSSVFRMCKIQWHSGDIGNILFITCTRGG; encoded by the exons ATGCCTAGTTCTGTGGATGGTACTGGTATTGATGTGGATCCCAAGGGTCAGCAAGTTGATGACACCCAAATTAATAGTGGTATTCCAGAGTTGGACAGTCAAATCTCTGTTGCAGAAACATACAAAGTTTTATTGGATGCCAAATCTGGGAAAGCACCAGGCTTTGACAACATACCt ATTTTCATAAAGCATACGACTGTCAACAGAACAACattattggataaaataaaagaatttggtATTGGTGGCAGGTTTTATAATGCAATATTATCTTTATATAGGAATGTGGAATGTTGTGTAAGGGTAAATGGGTTTGAATCACGTTGGTTCAAAGTTGGTACTGCTTTAAAACAAGGATGCCCACTGTCACCAATTTTGTTTAATCTGTACATCAATGATCTGATAACTGCCATTAAGGACCTGGATATAGGTATTGAAATTGGTAATGAAAAAATTAGTATCTTGTTGTATGCTGATGATGTTGCTCTGTTGGCTGAATCTCCAGAAGACTTACAAAATATGTTGGACACGGTGAATATTTGGTGTAATAATAATATGTTGGTTAACTGTGACAAatcaaatattgtacattttagaccAAATAAGAAAGCTGtaacaaattttgtatttaaaatgggAACAGATAGTTTAAAGGTAGTTTCTAAGTGTATATATCTAGGTGTATTACTCAGTGAGTTTTTGGATTATGCAGTAATGGCCAAGGCAGCAGCTTTATCTGCAGGCCGTGCTTTAGGCCTGGTAATATCTAAAAGTAAAATCTTTGGTGGCTTCCAATTCTCAACTTTCACCAAACTGTACGACTCCATGGTGTGGCCAGTGTTAAATTACTCTGCAGCTATCTGGGGAGATAAAGAATTTTCTTGTGTTAAAGCTGTACAAAATCGTGCAATGAGGTATTTTCTTGGGGTTGGCAAATATACACCAAATACAGCAATTAATGGGGAAATGAGTTGGATACCAGCAAAGGTTAAACAATGGGGTACAGTTACTCGTCAGTTTTGTCGTTTTAAAAATATGACTCATAATCGtgtcaataagaaaatatttttatgggCAGAGAATGAATCTTCCCGTAACTGTAAAAGTAGTGTATTTCGTATGTGTAAAATACAGTGGCATAgtggggacataggaaatattttatttatcacgtgcacacgtggtGGCTAA